TAACCGAATATCTGTGGGAGCTAGCCCAAGCAGGCTTTTTCAATGACCCAACTCAACCACGTTTGCACCCGCTGATGGCTGATGTAATAATTGATCTTGATGCAGCGAATGAGCCTGAATGTTATGCGTCGGTTGAGCAAGCATTGATCACGCTTAGCAAACGCTATCATGATCAATGGGCAATGCATGAAATTGAAATGTTGCTGCCCCACCTTGAATATGCTCATCGCCAATCGTTGCAACGCCCAACCTACGATGGACAATTGGCCTATCAAACTGGGCTTTGTTTGCAACGTCAAGGTAAATACCCTCATGCAGAGTTATTGTATCGCGAAGCACTTGGGCGAAAACAACAGGCTAGCGAAACGCTGATCATTAAGTATAAATTTAATTTAGCCAGTAGTCTTGGTAAGCAAGGTTTATATACCGAAGCCAAACGCTTATATAGGGAGATTCTAGAACCCTACGAACAAATGTTTGCTAAAGACCATCCTGATAGCATCATCGTTAAACATAATTTGGCGGGTATTTTTGGTGAAGAGGGTGCTTATGCTCAAGCGGAATTACTGATTCGCGATATCTTGGCGGTTTGTGAGCAAACGCTTGGTAGCAATCATCCCGATACTTTAGCTGCTGAACATTCCTTGGCTTGGGCAATCGGTCATCAAGATCGCTATCCTGAGGCTGAGCAACTTTATCGTAAAGTCTTAGTGATGCGTGAATTGCTGCTTGGAGCTAACCATCCCGACACGTTAGCAACGAAACATGGCTTGGCTTGGGCCTTAGGATGTCAAACTTTGTATGCTGAAGCAGAATCGATCTATCGCGAAGTGCTTGTAATTCGTGAGCAAACCCTAGGCAATACCCATCCTGATAGTTTAACCACTAAACAGAACTTGGCTGCGGTTATTTATAGTCAGGGCCGAAACCATGAAGCTGAATTATTATTGCAACAGGTTTTCGTTGAACATGAAAAGGCTTTGGGTAAAAATGACCCAACTACCCAGGCAACTCAAGAGTGGCTTGAACTGGTGCGCAGCAAATTATAGGGTTTAGGGATCAGGGTTTATCCACGAAGTGCACGAAGATGAGGCTCTAGGCTCTAGGCTTTTGGCTATCGGAATGGTTGCAATCCCACAAAACGTTCCGATAGCCCAGAGCCAATAGCCTTATTCCCTATGTTCTACGTTCTTTGCTCTATGTTTTTTGCCTTCATCCCTCATCCTTCATCCTTCATCCTTCATCCTTATCAACACCACCCCAACCCATAAAAACCAGCCAATCATGCCCACACCAAAGAGTGTGCCAACTGCGGCGATTGCTGGAATCGTCATTGCAATACCTGCTGCGCCAATCAGCAAGCCGAGATAATTGAGTGCTTTGGGTAGGCGTTTGGTTTGTAATGCTGCAATACTGATTAAGCTGACCCAAATGCCTCCAGGCAACTCGATTGCCCCACCCAACCCGCTGGCAACTGCTGAAATTGCAGTCGAAACAGCGAGGGTTTGCTCAGGATTCTGCTGCTGAAGATCGGCAATAATTTTGATATTGTTGACCAACAACATACCACTGGAAAGAATGGTCGTAGCCCAAATGATCCCCATGGCTGTGGTTACCTGCATCAACAGCGGATTTGCTTGCTGCATACGGTGATGCAGGGCAATTGCCAGCGGAACCATCCAAACTCCAGCGACCAAATAAATAATCAAATACCACAGAGCCATCAAGTTTTGATGTTCGATCAAAAAGCTGATCTTTTCAGTTTGGCTAGCTTCGAGGAAGGTCGCTAACAGGGTGACGACCATGCCAATGCCGATAATATAGGCAAACCCGTTGATCAAGGCGGCAATGCCACCCCATTTTTGTGTGCTTTGCATCGCTTACTCCAACTATAGGCTAGATTTCTGCGGTTGAGCATACAAAAAAGGGTTAGATGCAATCAGACACCAAAGTGTTGTTGTGCGGTGTTTATCGGCGGCGAGGGGTCAGGTTTCAGGGGCGAGGGGTCAGAGATCAGAGTGTCCGCAACCATGAAGCACTATGTTGATCCACGAAGGACACGAAGATGAGGCTCTAGGCTCTAGTCTTTTGGCTATTGGAATGGTTACAATCCCACAAAACGTTCCGATAGCCCATAGCCTTTCGCCAATAGCCATGCGTGCTCTGCGCCTCTGCGTTAAAGCCTAGCCCCTTAGCCGATAAAAACACCCCTCGCCCACAATTGGACGAGGGGTTGGAGTGAGTAATAAAATAATGGATGCTTACTTTGCGCCGAGGGCTTGCAAGGTGTCATTCAACAAATTGATGCCTTCATCAACTTGATCTTTGGTGAGCACCAATGGCGGGCAGAAGCGGATAGTCGATTTGCCACAGGTTAGCAGCAACATGCCACGGCGGAACGATTCTTCCATCACGGCGTTGGATAAATCGCCATGCGGATCTTTGTTGACGTTATCTTTGATGAATTCCATACCGATCATCAAACCACGCCCCCGTACATCGCCGATACATTCGTAGCGATCTTCGAGTTCGTGCAGACGTTGTTTGAAGTAGCCACCAACCTCGTTGGCATTGGCCATCAATTCTTCTTCGGCGAGGCACAAGGTTTCGTAGACTGCTCGCATGGCCAAGGCATTGCCACCATAGGTATTGCCGTGTGCGCCTGGTTTCCAAACACTGCTAATTTCTTTGCGGGCGACCATCGCGCCAACTGGCACGCCTGAGCCAATGCCTTTGGCGCTGGTGATGATGTCGGGCACAATGCCTTCGTATTCAACCGCCCACATTTTACCCGTGCGGCCAACGCCGCTTTGCACTTCATCGGCGATCAACAAAATTCCGTGGCGATCGCAGAGGTCGCGCAAGCCTTGCCAGAAACCTGGAGCTGGCACAACATAGCCGCCTTCACCTTGAATTGGCTCGGCGATAATTGCCGCAACATCATCGGCGGGAGTGGTGGTGGTAAACAAGGTCTTTTCGATAAAATCCAAGCAGATTTCGGCAACCCGCTCTGGTTCAACCCCCCAAGGTGTGCGATAGGGGTTGGGATAGAAGGCGTGGAATACGCCAGGCATCAAGGGGAAGAAGCCTTTGCGTTGGTAGGGCTTCGAGGCGGTGATCGATAAGCTGCCATATGAGCGACCATGGAACGAGCTATAGAAGCCGATCACATTTTGGCGTTTGGTGTAATATCGCGCCAATTTGATTGCTGCTTCAACTGATTCAGTGCCGCTATTGGCGAAAAATACTTGCCACTCGCCTGAACCTGGCATCAACGAGGTGATTTTTTCGGCGGCCTTGACCATTGGCTCGTTATAAAAATCCGTACCAGCCATATGGATAAACTTGGATACCTGATCTTGCAGGGCTTGCACCAGCCGCGGGTGGCTATGACCAGTGGAAACCACCGCAATCCCCGCATTCAAATCGAGATAGCGATTACCATCAACATCCCACACTTCACAACCAAGGCCACGATCCATCACAAAGGGATAGACCCGCCCACTACA
This genomic interval from Herpetosiphon gulosus contains the following:
- a CDS encoding DUF4386 family protein, producing the protein MQSTQKWGGIAALINGFAYIIGIGMVVTLLATFLEASQTEKISFLIEHQNLMALWYLIIYLVAGVWMVPLAIALHHRMQQANPLLMQVTTAMGIIWATTILSSGMLLVNNIKIIADLQQQNPEQTLAVSTAISAVASGLGGAIELPGGIWVSLISIAALQTKRLPKALNYLGLLIGAAGIAMTIPAIAAVGTLFGVGMIGWFLWVGVVLIRMKDEG
- a CDS encoding acetyl ornithine aminotransferase family protein, whose product is MTDLLTTIPGPRATALVDRDTAVMAPCSGRVYPFVMDRGLGCEVWDVDGNRYLDLNAGIAVVSTGHSHPRLVQALQDQVSKFIHMAGTDFYNEPMVKAAEKITSLMPGSGEWQVFFANSGTESVEAAIKLARYYTKRQNVIGFYSSFHGRSYGSLSITASKPYQRKGFFPLMPGVFHAFYPNPYRTPWGVEPERVAEICLDFIEKTLFTTTTPADDVAAIIAEPIQGEGGYVVPAPGFWQGLRDLCDRHGILLIADEVQSGVGRTGKMWAVEYEGIVPDIITSAKGIGSGVPVGAMVARKEISSVWKPGAHGNTYGGNALAMRAVYETLCLAEEELMANANEVGGYFKQRLHELEDRYECIGDVRGRGLMIGMEFIKDNVNKDPHGDLSNAVMEESFRRGMLLLTCGKSTIRFCPPLVLTKDQVDEGINLLNDTLQALGAK